One genomic segment of Gossypium arboreum isolate Shixiya-1 chromosome 3, ASM2569848v2, whole genome shotgun sequence includes these proteins:
- the LOC128290477 gene encoding uncharacterized protein LOC128290477 gives MLWERKKFWFCKISPAMASLLQSTTLLFIFSITLILIPNRHAIPFIVLHGYCSNDACSGGRSYQSGSTSCSWCESYKWLLDYSMKLVRCLLRMLMYTLSLVFSIICWENMIRPLHLSKLL, from the exons ATGCTTTGGGAAAGAAAGAAATTCTGGTTCTGCAAGATTTCACCAGCCATGGCGTCTCTTTTACAGTCAACTACTTTATTATTCATATTCTCTATTACATTGATTCTTATCCCAAATAGACACGCTATTCCCTTCATCGTATTGCATG GCTATTGCAGCAATGATGCGTGCTCAGGAGGCCGATCCTACCAATCTGGAAGTACTTCTTGCTCTTGGTGTGAGTCATACAAATG GTTGCTAGATTATTCAATGAAGTTGGTCAGATGTCTCCTGAGGATGCTGATGTATACATTGTCCTTGGTGTTCAGTATAATTTGTTGGGAGAATATGATAAGGCCATTGCATCTTTCAAAACTGCTTTGA